From Candidatus Eremiobacteraceae bacterium, one genomic window encodes:
- a CDS encoding glycosyltransferase family 39 protein yields the protein MRRPLQVDEALTLDMAGLPLRQGIPLMGADVHPPLILVILRPFEALNAPDIVPRLFMVALGVASVVLVYAIVNLWAGRTPALIAMALAAVMPTIVFYDTWVRMYAPFSTFELLGWYFLSLVVVRDDLAVGARRALWCGWVACTIASMYLLYLALFVLASQLIWIAIRERTALTKAVVGAVVACVAFLPQLATFTHQMSFGGQSWPWGLEHPAAAIFRIPGEALLHPETDVWLDPIHIIAVIGLAVALATTLFFSRGTALPWLGLSSVLVVLVSLAKHESLYLDRYFLMLGYAACAWLGVALAHLASMRRPAALGVVGIVAAVAAYGIVRATDPYFYTADWPAIWSFVMARASASDAVVAEQPSSLLVLKRIAPSTPFAQIGVDGGGPVAAAKTEKIRGYKRVWLVLFGASAVDPNDDLIKDLNPYYRIDGVERFNRATTGETVTVAILDRK from the coding sequence GTGAGACGACCGCTTCAGGTCGACGAAGCGCTCACGCTCGACATGGCCGGGCTGCCGCTTCGTCAGGGCATCCCGCTCATGGGTGCCGATGTCCACCCGCCGCTCATCCTCGTCATCCTTCGTCCGTTCGAGGCACTCAACGCGCCGGACATCGTGCCGCGCCTGTTCATGGTCGCTCTCGGCGTCGCATCCGTCGTCCTCGTCTATGCGATCGTGAACTTGTGGGCGGGTCGAACGCCGGCGCTCATCGCGATGGCGCTCGCCGCCGTGATGCCGACGATCGTCTTCTACGACACCTGGGTGCGCATGTACGCGCCCTTCTCCACCTTCGAGCTCCTCGGCTGGTATTTCTTGTCGCTCGTCGTCGTGCGCGATGACCTGGCGGTCGGCGCACGTCGGGCACTGTGGTGCGGTTGGGTCGCGTGCACGATCGCATCCATGTATCTGCTGTATCTCGCACTGTTCGTGCTCGCCTCGCAGCTTATCTGGATCGCGATCCGCGAGCGGACCGCGCTGACAAAGGCCGTCGTCGGAGCGGTCGTCGCGTGCGTCGCATTCCTTCCGCAATTGGCCACCTTCACCCACCAGATGTCGTTCGGCGGACAGTCGTGGCCGTGGGGTCTTGAGCACCCCGCCGCAGCGATCTTCCGGATCCCCGGGGAGGCGTTGCTCCACCCCGAGACCGACGTTTGGCTCGATCCGATCCACATCATCGCCGTCATCGGTCTAGCCGTTGCTCTCGCCACCACCCTCTTCTTCTCTCGCGGCACGGCATTGCCGTGGCTCGGGCTATCGTCGGTGCTCGTCGTGCTCGTGAGTCTTGCGAAACATGAATCACTGTACCTCGACCGCTACTTCTTGATGCTCGGCTACGCGGCGTGCGCGTGGCTCGGCGTCGCGCTAGCGCACCTTGCTTCTATGCGACGTCCTGCCGCGCTCGGGGTCGTCGGGATCGTCGCCGCCGTTGCGGCGTACGGGATCGTCCGAGCGACCGATCCGTATTTCTATACCGCCGACTGGCCGGCTATCTGGAGTTTCGTCATGGCGCGCGCTTCGGCGAGCGATGCCGTCGTCGCCGAGCAGCCGTCCTCGTTGCTCGTCCTGAAGCGTATCGCGCCGTCCACGCCGTTCGCGCAGATCGGCGTCGACGGCGGCGGACCAGTCGCGGCTGCGAAAACGGAGAAGATCAGGGGCTACAAGCGGGTGTGGCTCGTGCTCTTCGGCGCAAGCGCCGTCGATCCGAACGATGATCTCATCAAGGATCTGAACCCCTACTATCGCATCGATGGAGTCGAGCGGTTCAACCGGGCGACGACCGGCGAGACGGTGACCGTCGCGATACTCGATCGGAAATGA
- a CDS encoding GspE/PulE family protein, which produces MKRSPAGEAAARRRYQRRRMRVSVSIQTDDGKMASGTASDVSLGGLRLATSDQLTVGDKGYALVTVGQGETVRADIEIVWQHGPNGTASKTYGIRFGALNGSERFALLEAIYAPGGQPQFLGVVDGSGKAPAEGRAAASLPAAHHLYYMRLLRRIEQVHKLSPSDTDRVLFSRLYEGKSLQDALIEAKIINDDLYDAFMGAVYDVPFIDLKRDRPSVGVSDAVTASVASTQNVIPIARDEGKLVVAMADPMDLPTLDLLQMRNHQQVEVRFALIEDVETAIRDVYQGARLQSADRLLDLLPGMAALESFNENEVEDLETLRKLSDATPIVSIVDSMLRSAVDDGASDIHLEPQTDKTLVRFRLDGVLHSIRTLPKAAYPAVVSRIKIMCRMDITIRHVPQDGRASMRYARKDFDLRVASIPTVDGEKIVIRLLEKNPSYKTLRAIGFSERNFELLEPMIHRPHGMILCCGPTGSGKSTTLFAAIQEINDGATNITTIEDPVEYRVQGVNQVEIATKRGVTFSSILRSVLRQDPDIIYVGEIRDRETADLAVRAALTGHLLFSTLHTNTAVQAIARLIDIGVDPALIGSSLIAVVGQRLVRRICERCKEKYEIPADEAVLLEEILPLVAPKELYRGKGCHQCHGTGFKGRMAVHEVVIIDEGLRRLIAKAADSTQLLDYVVNVQQFADLRDDAVQRMLDGATTLQEVLRTTV; this is translated from the coding sequence ATGAAGCGATCGCCCGCCGGTGAGGCAGCTGCTCGGCGCCGGTATCAGCGGCGCCGGATGCGCGTATCCGTTTCTATCCAGACCGACGATGGAAAGATGGCGTCCGGTACTGCATCGGACGTGAGCCTCGGCGGTCTTCGTCTTGCCACGTCCGACCAGCTGACCGTGGGCGACAAGGGCTACGCGCTCGTCACGGTCGGCCAGGGTGAGACGGTCAGGGCCGACATCGAGATCGTCTGGCAGCACGGGCCGAACGGCACCGCCTCGAAGACGTATGGCATCCGTTTCGGCGCCCTCAACGGTTCGGAGCGGTTCGCGCTCCTCGAGGCGATCTACGCGCCGGGCGGCCAGCCGCAGTTCCTCGGCGTCGTCGACGGCTCGGGCAAAGCTCCCGCGGAAGGACGCGCCGCCGCGAGTCTCCCGGCCGCGCACCACCTTTATTACATGCGGCTTTTGCGCCGCATCGAACAAGTCCACAAGCTGTCGCCTTCCGATACTGATCGCGTCCTGTTCTCGCGTCTATACGAAGGCAAGTCGCTTCAAGACGCGCTCATCGAGGCGAAGATCATCAACGACGACCTCTACGACGCGTTCATGGGCGCGGTCTACGACGTACCCTTCATCGACCTGAAACGCGACCGTCCGAGCGTCGGCGTTTCCGACGCGGTGACGGCGAGCGTCGCCTCGACGCAAAACGTCATTCCGATCGCGCGCGACGAAGGCAAGCTCGTCGTCGCGATGGCCGATCCGATGGACTTGCCGACGCTCGACTTGCTCCAGATGCGCAACCACCAACAGGTCGAGGTTCGCTTCGCGCTCATCGAAGACGTCGAGACTGCGATACGCGATGTCTATCAAGGCGCGCGGTTGCAGTCCGCCGACCGGCTGCTCGACCTCCTTCCCGGCATGGCCGCCCTCGAGTCGTTCAATGAAAACGAAGTCGAGGATCTCGAGACGCTCCGCAAGCTGTCTGATGCGACCCCGATCGTCTCGATCGTCGACTCGATGCTCCGTTCAGCGGTCGACGACGGCGCGAGCGACATCCATCTCGAACCGCAGACGGACAAGACGCTTGTCCGGTTCCGGCTCGACGGCGTCCTCCACTCGATCCGAACGCTTCCGAAGGCGGCGTATCCGGCGGTCGTCTCGCGCATCAAGATCATGTGCCGGATGGACATCACGATCCGCCATGTGCCTCAAGATGGGCGAGCGTCGATGCGCTACGCGCGCAAAGATTTCGACCTTCGCGTCGCGTCGATCCCGACCGTCGACGGCGAGAAGATCGTCATCCGTCTGCTCGAGAAGAACCCGTCGTACAAGACGCTTCGCGCGATCGGCTTCTCCGAGCGCAATTTCGAGCTGCTCGAGCCGATGATCCATCGGCCGCACGGCATGATCTTGTGCTGCGGCCCGACCGGCAGCGGTAAGTCGACGACGCTCTTCGCGGCGATCCAAGAGATCAACGACGGCGCGACGAACATCACGACGATCGAGGATCCGGTCGAATACCGCGTGCAAGGCGTCAACCAGGTCGAGATCGCGACGAAGCGCGGCGTGACGTTCTCGTCGATTCTCCGCTCGGTCCTCCGCCAAGATCCCGACATCATCTACGTCGGTGAGATCCGCGATCGAGAGACCGCCGATCTCGCCGTGCGCGCGGCGCTCACCGGCCATTTGCTCTTCTCGACGCTCCACACGAACACGGCGGTGCAAGCGATAGCGCGCCTTATCGATATCGGCGTCGACCCGGCGCTCATCGGCTCCTCGCTCATCGCGGTCGTCGGTCAACGGCTCGTCCGCCGCATCTGCGAGCGCTGCAAAGAAAAGTACGAGATCCCCGCTGACGAGGCGGTGTTGCTCGAAGAGATCCTCCCGCTCGTCGCACCAAAAGAGCTGTACCGCGGCAAGGGTTGCCATCAATGCCACGGCACAGGCTTCAAGGGCCGGATGGCCGTCCACGAAGTCGTCATCATCGACGAAGGCCTGCGCCGGCTCATCGCAAAGGCGGCCGACTCGACGCAACTGCTCGACTACGTCGTCAACGTCCAGCAGTTCGCCGACCTGCGCGACGATGCGGTCCAGCGCATGCTCGACGGGGCGACGACGCTGCAGGAAGTCCTGCGCACGACCGTCTAG
- the mdh gene encoding malate dehydrogenase: MRKKVTIVGAGNVGASTAHWIAAKELADVVLVDIIPNVPMGKSLDLLQSLSVEGSDVRVEGANDYGPTANSDIVVITAGLPRKPGMSRDDLLRVNAGIVATATENAVKLSPNAILIIVTNPLDAMCEVARKTSGFPRERILGMAGVLDSARFATFIASELDVSVENVGAFVLGGHGDQMVPLPRYSTVAGIPITDLMDAATIDRLVKRTAQGGAEIVNLLGTGSAYYAPARSIADMVDAILKDKNKILPCAAYLKGEYGIKDLFVGVPCKLGAKGLVEVIQIKLTADEQAALQKSAAAVKELVDALGAAV; the protein is encoded by the coding sequence ATGCGCAAGAAAGTCACCATCGTCGGAGCCGGGAACGTCGGCGCCAGCACGGCGCATTGGATCGCGGCAAAAGAGCTCGCCGACGTCGTCCTCGTCGACATCATCCCGAACGTGCCGATGGGCAAATCGCTCGATCTGCTCCAGTCGCTGTCGGTCGAAGGAAGCGACGTGCGCGTCGAAGGCGCGAACGATTACGGGCCGACCGCGAACTCGGATATCGTCGTCATCACCGCCGGCCTGCCGCGCAAGCCCGGAATGAGCCGCGACGACCTGCTTCGGGTAAACGCCGGCATCGTCGCGACCGCGACCGAGAACGCCGTGAAGCTGTCGCCGAACGCGATCCTCATCATCGTCACGAACCCGCTCGACGCGATGTGCGAGGTAGCCCGCAAGACGAGCGGCTTCCCCCGCGAGCGCATCCTCGGGATGGCCGGCGTCCTCGATTCGGCCCGCTTCGCGACCTTCATCGCGTCCGAACTCGACGTAAGCGTCGAGAACGTCGGGGCGTTCGTGCTGGGTGGACACGGCGACCAGATGGTGCCGCTGCCGCGCTACTCGACCGTCGCGGGAATCCCGATCACCGATCTCATGGATGCGGCGACCATCGACCGCCTCGTCAAGCGTACGGCGCAGGGCGGGGCTGAAATCGTCAACCTGCTCGGCACGGGCAGCGCCTACTACGCTCCGGCGCGCTCGATCGCGGACATGGTCGACGCGATCCTCAAGGACAAGAACAAGATCCTACCGTGCGCGGCCTACCTCAAGGGCGAATACGGCATCAAAGACCTCTTCGTCGGCGTGCCGTGCAAGCTCGGCGCAAAAGGCCTCGTCGAGGTCATCCAGATCAAGCTCACGGCCGACGAACAGGCTGCGCTGCAGAAGAGCGCCGCGGCGGTCAAGGAGCTCGTCGACGCCCTTGGAGCGGCCGTCTGA
- a CDS encoding citrate/2-methylcitrate synthase encodes MPTSTPENGAGLRNAVVGDTRLSSIDGAAGKLTYCGFDIHDLAVNSNFEEVAYLLWYRALPSRANFDRFTVALAQRRELPAPLLALLKELPPQAVPMDVLRTAVSALGLFDPAVKDMSPAATLEKAMRLTAMLPTILAAYHRIGQDREPLAPRPDLNTAANFLYMMFGAEPDPAAARALDAALVLHVDHGMNASTFSALVTAATLSDMYAAITSAIGTLKGPLHGGANEGVIENLLDIGSVDAVDAWVARKFAAHEKIMGFGHAVYRAYDPRATELKRIAKDMGPRAGTTKWVDMTERMEQAVWTQKQLYPNVDLYSASVYHTLGIPTPYFTPVFAMSRIAGWCAHVMEQYADNKLIRPSANYVGATDSVYIQLGERAADVKV; translated from the coding sequence GTGCCCACGAGCACTCCTGAGAACGGAGCCGGACTGCGCAACGCGGTCGTCGGCGACACACGCCTGTCGTCGATCGACGGTGCGGCAGGCAAGCTGACGTACTGCGGCTTCGACATCCACGACCTCGCCGTCAATTCGAACTTCGAAGAGGTCGCGTACCTGCTGTGGTATCGCGCGCTGCCGTCGCGCGCGAACTTCGATCGGTTCACCGTTGCGCTCGCGCAGCGGCGAGAGCTGCCGGCGCCGCTTCTCGCGCTGCTCAAAGAACTGCCGCCGCAAGCGGTCCCGATGGACGTCCTCCGCACGGCGGTCTCGGCGCTCGGGCTCTTCGATCCGGCCGTCAAAGATATGTCGCCCGCCGCGACGCTTGAGAAGGCGATGCGGCTCACCGCGATGTTGCCCACCATTCTCGCCGCATACCATCGCATCGGCCAAGATCGAGAGCCGCTGGCTCCGCGCCCCGATCTCAACACGGCCGCGAATTTTCTTTACATGATGTTCGGAGCCGAGCCGGATCCGGCGGCTGCCCGCGCCCTCGATGCGGCGCTCGTGCTCCACGTTGATCACGGGATGAACGCATCGACCTTCTCGGCCCTCGTGACGGCCGCGACGCTCTCCGACATGTACGCGGCGATCACGTCTGCTATAGGTACGCTCAAAGGTCCGCTCCACGGCGGCGCCAACGAAGGCGTCATCGAGAACTTGCTCGACATCGGCTCCGTCGACGCGGTCGACGCGTGGGTCGCGCGCAAGTTCGCCGCGCACGAGAAGATCATGGGGTTCGGCCACGCCGTCTACCGCGCGTACGATCCGCGAGCGACCGAACTGAAGCGGATCGCCAAAGACATGGGGCCCCGCGCCGGCACCACGAAGTGGGTCGATATGACCGAGCGTATGGAACAAGCCGTCTGGACGCAGAAGCAGTTGTATCCGAACGTCGACCTATACAGCGCGTCGGTCTATCATACGCTCGGGATCCCGACGCCGTACTTCACGCCCGTCTTCGCGATGAGCCGCATCGCCGGCTGGTGCGCGCACGTCATGGAGCAGTACGCCGACAATAAGCTCATCCGGCCGAGCGCGAACTACGTCGGCGCCACGGACTCGGTGTATATCCAGCTCGGCGAACGAGCCGCTGACGTAAAAGTGTAG
- a CDS encoding O-acetylhomoserine aminocarboxypropyltransferase/cysteine synthase family protein, with protein MAADRDFGFSTRALHAGTPPDPITGARTTPIVMSASYVFESTEHAANLYSLRTYGNIYSRISNPTVSAFEEKIASLEGGLGAVATSSGHAAQLVAVLSLAQNGDHIVSSANLYGGSVTQFSVAFKRLGIETTLVPGGEPDGMRAAIRPNTKALYVETIGNPQGTIGDIEGLAKVAHAAGVPLIVDNTFASPYLCRPIEHGADIVVHSATKFICGHGTVMAGVVVESGRFPWSAGKHPLLSEPSPGYHGMLFTETFGEYAFLMRARAEVLRDFGPCLSPFDAFLLIQGVETLAIRMERETASAATIAAHLEKHDGVAWVRYPGSASNPQRELVRKYLPRGAGSIFTFGLRGGRTAAVAFIESLQLWSHLANVGDAKSLVIHPASTTHAQLSEDEMERAGVTPDMVRVSVGLEDVDDLIWDLDRALEVAGKAAGAAAR; from the coding sequence ATGGCCGCTGATCGAGACTTCGGATTCTCCACAAGAGCCCTGCACGCCGGAACGCCGCCGGATCCGATCACCGGCGCGCGCACGACTCCGATCGTCATGAGCGCGAGCTACGTCTTCGAGTCGACCGAGCACGCCGCGAACCTCTACTCGCTGCGCACGTACGGGAACATCTACTCGCGCATCAGCAATCCGACGGTCTCGGCCTTCGAGGAGAAGATAGCAAGCCTCGAGGGCGGACTCGGCGCGGTAGCGACGTCGTCCGGACACGCGGCGCAGCTCGTCGCCGTGCTTTCGCTTGCGCAAAACGGCGACCACATCGTCAGCTCCGCTAACCTCTACGGCGGATCGGTGACGCAGTTCTCGGTCGCGTTCAAGCGGCTCGGGATCGAGACGACGCTCGTGCCCGGCGGCGAACCGGATGGCATGCGCGCCGCGATCCGGCCGAACACGAAGGCGCTCTACGTCGAGACGATCGGCAATCCTCAGGGCACGATCGGCGACATCGAAGGGCTCGCGAAGGTGGCGCATGCGGCCGGAGTGCCGCTCATCGTCGATAATACGTTCGCGTCACCGTATTTGTGCAGACCGATCGAGCACGGTGCCGACATCGTCGTCCACTCGGCGACGAAGTTCATCTGCGGGCACGGCACGGTCATGGCGGGGGTCGTCGTCGAGTCGGGCAGATTCCCATGGAGCGCCGGCAAGCATCCGCTCTTGTCGGAGCCGAGCCCCGGCTATCACGGCATGCTGTTCACCGAGACGTTCGGCGAATACGCGTTCCTCATGAGGGCGCGAGCTGAGGTGCTGCGGGATTTCGGCCCCTGCTTGTCGCCGTTCGACGCGTTCTTGCTCATCCAAGGAGTCGAAACGCTCGCCATTCGCATGGAGCGTGAAACGGCAAGCGCCGCGACGATCGCCGCCCATCTGGAAAAGCACGACGGTGTGGCGTGGGTGCGTTATCCTGGTTCGGCGTCGAACCCGCAGCGCGAGCTCGTGCGTAAGTACCTGCCGCGCGGAGCGGGCTCGATCTTCACCTTCGGACTGCGCGGCGGCCGAACTGCTGCGGTGGCGTTCATCGAGTCGCTCCAGCTCTGGAGCCATCTCGCCAACGTCGGCGACGCGAAGAGCCTCGTCATACACCCTGCCTCGACGACGCATGCGCAGCTCAGCGAGGACGAGATGGAGCGCGCCGGCGTCACGCCGGACATGGTTCGCGTCTCGGTCGGCCTCGAGGATGTCGACGATCTCATCTGGGATCTCGACCGGGCGCTCGAAGTCGCCGGCAAAGCCGCCGGAGCGGCGGCGCGTTGA
- the xerA gene encoding site-specific tyrosine recombinase/integron integrase, with amino-acid sequence MKQLLYEVSDTQKRPALIDAFSAYIRLERGLSQGTAVAYTGDLDDFARFLDKGRDEARLAKADLSDARRYVMTLMGQRKYSAAAVRRRIASLRAFFKYLKRTGKRSDDPLSDFKPPKEPKTLPKVLTEREVAKLLAAKVHTDDEFLYARDHAMLELLYAAGIRVAELVGLNTADVDRERRTLRVTGKGNKQRMTLVNKTAVRALNRWLAIRPASQTDALFVSKSGNRLSTRMVQYMFRALKKAAGIERYASPHTLRHSFATHLLEHGADLVVIKELLGHENLSTTQIYTNVSLEHIRQTYDDAHPRDKDT; translated from the coding sequence GTGAAACAGTTATTATACGAAGTGAGCGACACTCAAAAACGCCCGGCCCTCATCGACGCCTTTTCGGCCTATATCCGCCTCGAGAGGGGCCTCTCCCAGGGCACTGCGGTGGCCTACACGGGCGATTTGGACGACTTCGCCCGGTTCCTCGATAAAGGCCGCGACGAGGCACGGCTGGCCAAGGCTGACCTCAGCGACGCCCGCCGCTACGTCATGACGCTCATGGGCCAACGCAAATACTCAGCGGCGGCTGTCCGGCGGCGGATCGCCTCGCTGCGGGCCTTCTTCAAATACCTCAAACGGACCGGAAAACGGTCGGACGACCCGCTGTCGGACTTCAAGCCGCCCAAGGAGCCCAAGACCCTGCCGAAGGTGCTGACCGAGCGCGAAGTCGCCAAACTGCTGGCCGCCAAGGTCCATACCGACGACGAATTCCTCTACGCCCGCGATCATGCGATGCTCGAGCTGCTCTACGCCGCCGGCATCCGAGTCGCCGAGCTTGTCGGGCTCAATACGGCGGACGTCGATCGCGAGCGACGGACGCTGCGCGTCACCGGCAAGGGCAACAAACAACGGATGACACTTGTCAACAAGACCGCCGTTCGCGCGCTCAATCGCTGGCTTGCGATCCGGCCTGCGTCGCAGACCGATGCGCTCTTCGTGAGCAAATCCGGCAACCGGCTCTCGACGCGGATGGTGCAATACATGTTCCGCGCGCTCAAGAAGGCAGCGGGCATCGAGCGCTACGCCTCGCCGCATACGTTGCGACACTCGTTCGCGACGCATCTGCTCGAGCATGGCGCCGACCTCGTCGTCATCAAAGAGCTGCTCGGTCACGAGAATCTGAGCACGACGCAGATCTACACGAACGTCTCGCTCGAACACATCCGTCAGACGTACGACGACGCGCATCCGCGAGACAAAGACACCTGA
- a CDS encoding anti-sigma factor, with product MIESDHVLDLTAAYALRALSPSEQKVVEEHCASCASCAADLAEMSGLAATLPLACEPMTPSAALRSRLLAQARGEAAAGQVLRNSQRRAVMRASTPWWAGLAAAVFLAGVSLNVSAMIERSRMDAQAASASAQMAAMRDELALNKGAIVEIAAARKVWDMSGGKPSHWWHCTLAQPFGNKPAMLVASMPSMPQGKTFEVWVIRGGKVHSAGMVAAGKTSMMHMPMPVRKGDVVAFSVEPMGGSATPTMPFAMSQSLD from the coding sequence ATGATCGAATCGGATCACGTGCTCGATCTCACCGCTGCGTACGCGCTTCGCGCGCTGTCGCCCAGCGAGCAGAAGGTGGTTGAAGAGCATTGCGCCTCGTGCGCATCGTGCGCGGCCGACCTCGCCGAAATGAGCGGGCTCGCGGCGACGCTGCCGCTCGCGTGCGAACCGATGACGCCGTCGGCGGCGCTCAGGAGCAGGCTGCTCGCGCAAGCGCGAGGAGAAGCGGCGGCAGGCCAGGTGCTGCGCAATTCGCAGCGCCGCGCCGTCATGCGGGCGAGCACACCGTGGTGGGCCGGCCTTGCGGCGGCGGTATTTCTCGCAGGCGTCTCGCTCAACGTCTCCGCGATGATCGAGCGCTCTCGGATGGACGCGCAAGCGGCGTCGGCCTCGGCGCAGATGGCCGCGATGCGCGACGAGCTCGCGCTGAACAAAGGTGCGATCGTCGAGATCGCCGCCGCTCGCAAAGTATGGGATATGAGCGGCGGCAAGCCGTCGCACTGGTGGCACTGCACGCTGGCGCAGCCGTTCGGGAACAAGCCGGCGATGCTCGTCGCCTCGATGCCATCGATGCCGCAAGGAAAGACGTTCGAAGTCTGGGTGATCCGCGGCGGCAAGGTCCACAGCGCGGGGATGGTGGCCGCCGGCAAGACGAGCATGATGCACATGCCGATGCCTGTCCGCAAGGGTGACGTCGTCGCTTTCAGCGTCGAGCCGATGGGCGGCAGCGCGACGCCGACGATGCCCTTCGCGATGTCGCAATCGCTCGATTGA
- a CDS encoding CoA-binding protein encodes MILRTPAERRELLERTKTVFMVGASPNHVRPSYFVYRYLLSHGFEVYGVNPNAASIDGDACYPSLSACAKVHGAPDVVDVFRRKEEVVAVARDAIAVGAKAIWFQYGVINDEAIRIADEAGLFVVYDRCMKVEHARFHGGLTMTGMNSGVISSRRHR; translated from the coding sequence TTGATCCTTCGCACCCCTGCGGAACGCCGCGAGCTGCTCGAACGGACGAAGACCGTCTTCATGGTCGGGGCGAGTCCGAACCACGTGCGCCCGAGCTACTTCGTCTATCGGTATCTGCTGTCGCACGGCTTCGAGGTGTACGGAGTCAATCCGAATGCTGCGTCGATCGACGGCGACGCGTGCTACCCGTCGCTATCGGCATGCGCGAAGGTGCACGGAGCTCCGGACGTCGTCGACGTCTTCAGACGGAAAGAAGAAGTGGTAGCGGTCGCGCGCGATGCGATCGCCGTCGGTGCGAAGGCGATCTGGTTCCAGTACGGCGTCATCAACGACGAGGCGATCCGCATCGCCGACGAGGCGGGATTATTCGTCGTCTACGACCGGTGCATGAAGGTCGAGCACGCGCGTTTCCACGGCGGTCTCACCATGACGGGGATGAACTCGGGCGTTATCTCGTCGCGCCGGCACCGCTAG
- a CDS encoding glycosyltransferase family 39 protein, with amino-acid sequence MIKRIDPSYAMLVVALVIGAATRLIGLTSSSIYVDEIHTFQVATQPLRDMISILAATDYHPPLFYAITHFLVGLHMPSDRWPHEWYRYFTAPFALVTIVATWAIARRLFGPVAAGVAALIIAIDPTSILWDRIYRMYVVFDALVAVSWWLLIEAERAEGRRRIVLWALFALCAITQPYLHYLGILNVACQFLYGLAKRRSAWPAAAGAVLAGLSFLPWLPYMLRQLPGGGLVAGTASLPIEWWTIARDAVLDGTPLAWIRAPGFDVVVTFIVVAMCVWAAWSARRTVLPFWLLVAALQVVLSLISGKFLAAPRYLLPVLPVFAIGVGQVVDRHLLLPNVRIAAFAVGGAIFALLAFCTTNVLFDPLYQFPDWNLVQSIFEQREQRSDIIVFDQGYMDEISGAYGSTYVDHPELPIVGPTSVSALARWLSDNPKTRVWYIENQYYYVDPNRRAISYLESMRPQLGEWLEPRVELSNRVYVVLFGPAHRFSRN; translated from the coding sequence ATGATCAAACGCATCGACCCCAGCTACGCGATGCTCGTCGTCGCTTTGGTCATCGGAGCCGCGACCCGGCTCATCGGTCTGACCTCGAGCAGCATTTACGTCGACGAGATCCACACATTTCAAGTGGCCACACAACCGCTGCGCGATATGATATCGATCCTAGCCGCTACAGATTATCATCCACCGCTCTTCTATGCGATCACTCATTTCCTCGTCGGGCTCCACATGCCGAGCGATCGATGGCCGCACGAATGGTATCGGTATTTCACCGCGCCGTTCGCCCTCGTGACGATCGTCGCGACGTGGGCGATCGCCAGAAGGCTTTTCGGCCCCGTGGCTGCCGGCGTCGCCGCGCTGATCATCGCGATCGACCCGACGTCGATCCTCTGGGACCGCATCTACAGGATGTACGTCGTATTCGACGCGCTCGTCGCGGTCTCGTGGTGGTTGCTCATCGAAGCGGAGCGCGCGGAAGGCCGGCGACGGATCGTTCTATGGGCATTGTTCGCGCTCTGCGCGATAACCCAGCCGTATCTCCACTACCTCGGAATCCTGAACGTAGCTTGCCAGTTTCTCTATGGTCTAGCGAAACGTCGCTCGGCATGGCCTGCCGCCGCCGGCGCTGTGCTCGCCGGTCTAAGCTTCTTGCCGTGGCTGCCATACATGCTCAGGCAGCTCCCCGGCGGTGGCCTTGTGGCGGGCACGGCGTCGCTGCCAATCGAGTGGTGGACGATCGCCCGCGACGCCGTGCTCGACGGAACACCGCTCGCGTGGATCCGAGCGCCGGGCTTTGATGTCGTCGTGACGTTCATCGTCGTGGCGATGTGCGTCTGGGCCGCGTGGTCAGCCCGCCGGACGGTTCTCCCGTTCTGGCTGCTCGTCGCGGCCCTCCAGGTCGTCTTGAGCCTCATCAGCGGCAAGTTCCTCGCCGCGCCGCGTTACTTGCTGCCCGTCCTTCCCGTGTTCGCGATCGGCGTCGGCCAAGTCGTCGACCGGCATCTTCTTCTGCCGAATGTGCGCATCGCGGCGTTCGCGGTCGGCGGAGCGATTTTTGCCCTGCTCGCATTCTGCACGACGAACGTGCTTTTCGATCCGCTGTATCAGTTCCCCGATTGGAACTTGGTGCAGTCGATCTTCGAGCAGCGCGAACAACGCAGCGATATCATCGTTTTCGATCAGGGCTACATGGACGAGATCTCCGGTGCTTACGGTTCGACGTACGTCGATCACCCCGAACTACCCATCGTCGGGCCGACTTCCGTCTCAGCGCTAGCAAGATGGCTGAGCGATAACCCCAAGACGCGCGTTTGGTACATCGAAAATCAGTACTACTACGTCGACCCGAACCGGCGGGCGATATCGTACCTCGAATCGATGCGCCCGCAACTCGGCGAGTGGCTCGAACCGCGCGTCGAACTCAGCAACCGCGTCTACGTCGTTCTTTTCGGCCCCGCGCACAGGTTCAGTCGGAACTAG